The proteins below come from a single Crossiella sp. CA-258035 genomic window:
- a CDS encoding aldehyde dehydrogenase family protein has product MSERISVAKTYKLYVGGKFPRSESGRVYPVNDARGKFLANASLASRKDARDAVGAARSAFAKWSGATAYNRGQVLYRVAEMLEGRREQFTAEVAAAEGIAAKKAETLVDAAVDRWVWYAGWTDKLATVFGAANPVAGPYFSFTTPEPTGVVAVFAPQSSSLLGLVSVVAPVIAAGNTCVVVTSEQRPLPAITLSEVLATSDLPGGVVNLLTGGTAELSPWLAAHADVNAIDPTGVPLEARTELERAAAGTVKRVLRAPAKEPDWTAEPDISRLRAFLEHKTVWHPTGV; this is encoded by the coding sequence ATGTCTGAGCGGATCAGCGTGGCCAAGACCTACAAGCTGTACGTGGGCGGGAAGTTCCCCCGCTCGGAGTCCGGACGGGTGTACCCGGTGAACGACGCACGCGGGAAGTTCCTCGCCAACGCGTCCCTGGCCTCGCGCAAGGACGCGCGGGACGCCGTGGGCGCGGCCAGGTCGGCCTTCGCCAAGTGGTCCGGCGCCACCGCCTACAACCGCGGCCAGGTGCTCTACCGGGTGGCCGAGATGCTGGAGGGCCGCCGGGAGCAGTTCACCGCCGAGGTGGCCGCCGCCGAGGGGATCGCGGCCAAGAAGGCGGAGACCCTGGTGGACGCCGCGGTGGACCGCTGGGTCTGGTACGCGGGCTGGACGGACAAGCTGGCCACCGTGTTCGGCGCGGCCAACCCGGTGGCGGGCCCGTACTTCTCCTTCACCACCCCTGAGCCCACCGGCGTGGTCGCGGTGTTCGCCCCGCAGTCCTCCTCACTGCTGGGCCTGGTCAGCGTGGTCGCCCCGGTGATCGCCGCGGGCAACACCTGCGTGGTGGTCACCAGCGAGCAGCGCCCGTTGCCCGCGATCACCCTGTCCGAGGTGCTGGCCACCTCCGACCTGCCGGGCGGCGTGGTCAACCTGCTCACCGGCGGCACCGCGGAGCTCTCGCCGTGGCTGGCCGCGCACGCCGACGTGAACGCGATCGACCCCACCGGCGTGCCGCTGGAGGCGCGCACCGAGCTGGAGCGCGCCGCCGCGGGCACGGTCAAGCGGGTGCTGCGCGCCCCGGCCAAGGAGCCGGACTGGACCGCCGAGCCGGACATCAGCAGGCTGCGCGCGTTCCTGGAGCACAAGACGGTCTGGCACCCGACCGGCGTCTGA
- a CDS encoding aldehyde dehydrogenase family protein, whose amino-acid sequence MSNPVWEYAPAPESRAIANLKANYQMFVDGKFVDGAGEPLKTVNPATEEVLAEVSTAAPSDVDTAVKAARRAYDKVWGRMPGAERAKYLFRIARIMQERGRELAVLETLDNGKPIKESRDVDVPTAAAHFFHHAGWADKLGYAGYGPDPRPLGVAGQVIPWNFPLLMLAWKIAPALACGNTVVLKPAETTPLTALVFGEICQQAGLPAGVVNILPGAGDVGSELVNHGGIDKVAFTGSTDVGKLIQKSLAGTGRKLTLELGGKAANVVFDDAPLDQAVEGIVNGIFFNQGHVCCAGSRLLVQESIAEELMTKLRARVSTLRLGDPMDKNTDIGAINSKPQLERIRELVESGDADGAERWTSPCPVPDKGFYFAPTVFSGVQQAMRIAREEIFGPVLSVLTFRTPAEAVAKANNTPYGLSAGIWTEKGSRILWMAQQLRAGVVWANTFNRFDPTAPFGGFGESGFGREGGRAGLEAYLDV is encoded by the coding sequence ATGAGCAATCCCGTGTGGGAGTACGCCCCGGCCCCGGAGTCCAGGGCGATCGCCAACCTCAAGGCGAACTACCAGATGTTCGTCGACGGCAAGTTCGTCGACGGTGCGGGCGAGCCGCTGAAGACGGTGAACCCGGCCACCGAGGAGGTGCTCGCCGAGGTGAGCACCGCCGCGCCGTCCGATGTGGACACCGCGGTCAAGGCGGCCAGGCGCGCCTACGACAAGGTGTGGGGCCGGATGCCCGGCGCCGAGCGGGCCAAGTACCTGTTCCGGATCGCGCGGATCATGCAGGAGCGCGGCCGCGAGCTGGCCGTGCTGGAGACGCTGGACAACGGCAAGCCGATCAAGGAGTCGCGGGACGTCGACGTGCCGACCGCGGCCGCGCACTTCTTCCACCACGCGGGCTGGGCGGACAAGCTCGGCTACGCGGGCTACGGGCCGGACCCCAGGCCGCTGGGCGTGGCCGGTCAGGTCATCCCGTGGAACTTCCCGCTGCTGATGCTGGCCTGGAAGATCGCCCCCGCGCTGGCCTGCGGCAACACCGTGGTGCTCAAGCCCGCCGAGACCACCCCGCTGACCGCGCTGGTCTTCGGCGAGATCTGCCAGCAGGCCGGACTGCCCGCCGGGGTGGTCAACATCCTGCCCGGCGCCGGTGACGTGGGCAGCGAGCTGGTCAACCACGGCGGCATCGACAAGGTGGCCTTCACCGGCTCCACCGACGTCGGCAAGCTGATCCAGAAGTCGCTGGCCGGCACCGGGCGCAAGCTCACCCTGGAGCTCGGTGGCAAGGCCGCCAACGTGGTCTTCGACGACGCGCCGCTGGACCAGGCGGTCGAGGGCATCGTCAACGGCATCTTCTTCAACCAGGGCCACGTGTGCTGCGCGGGCTCCCGGCTGCTGGTGCAGGAGTCCATCGCCGAGGAGCTGATGACCAAGCTGCGGGCCAGGGTGTCCACGCTGCGCCTCGGCGACCCGATGGACAAGAACACCGACATCGGCGCGATCAACTCCAAGCCGCAGCTGGAGCGGATCCGCGAGCTGGTCGAGTCCGGCGACGCGGACGGCGCGGAGCGCTGGACCAGCCCATGTCCCGTGCCGGACAAGGGTTTCTACTTCGCGCCCACGGTGTTCTCCGGCGTGCAGCAGGCCATGCGGATCGCCCGCGAGGAGATCTTCGGCCCGGTGCTCTCGGTGCTCACCTTCCGCACCCCGGCCGAGGCGGTGGCCAAGGCGAACAACACCCCCTACGGGCTCTCCGCGGGCATCTGGACCGAGAAGGGCTCGCGCATCCTGTGGATGGCGCAGCAGCTGCGGGCCGGTGTGGTGTGGGCCAACACGTTCAACCGGTTCGACCCGACCGCGCCCTTCGGCGGGTTCGGCGAGTCGGGCTTCGGCCGCGAGGGCGGCCGGGCGGGTCTGGAGGCGTACCTCGATGTCTGA
- the deoC gene encoding deoxyribose-phosphate aldolase — protein sequence MAAPSSATAAGPGVPAPSGGPALPPELADATRDDTALRRFLHGLPGVDAVGLEQRAATLATRSIKKASKLWAIDTAISMVDLTTLEGADTQGKVRTLCAKARRPDPDYPEVPRVGAVCVYPDLVATAVEALAGSGVGIASVATAFPSGRSNRTVKLADTQLAVEAGATEIDMVIDRGAFLSGRYGQVFEEIKAVKAACGEAHLKVILETGELATYDNIRRASWLALLAGGDFIKTSTGKVSPAATLPTTHLMLQAVRDWRDQTGELRGVKPAGGIRTTKDAVRYLVAVHEVAGPEWLTNTLFRFGASSLLNDLLMQRRTQLEGHYSGPDYVTVD from the coding sequence ATGGCTGCACCGTCATCGGCGACGGCTGCCGGACCGGGCGTACCCGCCCCCTCCGGTGGACCGGCGCTCCCCCCTGAACTGGCCGACGCGACCAGGGACGACACCGCGCTGCGCCGGTTCCTGCACGGCCTGCCCGGCGTGGACGCGGTCGGGCTCGAGCAGCGCGCCGCCACCCTGGCCACCCGGAGCATCAAGAAGGCATCGAAGCTCTGGGCCATCGACACCGCCATCAGCATGGTCGACCTGACCACGCTGGAGGGCGCCGACACCCAGGGCAAGGTGCGCACGCTGTGCGCGAAGGCGCGCAGGCCCGATCCGGACTACCCGGAGGTGCCCAGGGTCGGCGCGGTCTGCGTGTACCCCGACCTGGTGGCCACCGCGGTCGAGGCGCTGGCCGGCAGCGGGGTCGGCATCGCCAGTGTGGCCACCGCGTTCCCCTCCGGGCGGTCCAACCGCACGGTGAAGCTGGCCGACACGCAGCTGGCGGTGGAGGCGGGCGCGACCGAGATCGACATGGTGATCGACCGGGGCGCGTTCCTGTCCGGGCGCTACGGCCAGGTCTTCGAGGAGATCAAGGCGGTCAAGGCGGCCTGCGGCGAGGCGCACCTGAAGGTCATCCTGGAGACCGGCGAGCTGGCCACCTACGACAACATCCGCCGGGCCTCCTGGCTGGCGCTGCTGGCCGGTGGCGACTTCATCAAGACCTCCACCGGCAAGGTCTCCCCCGCGGCCACCCTGCCCACCACGCACCTGATGCTGCAAGCGGTGCGGGACTGGCGGGACCAGACCGGCGAGCTGCGCGGGGTCAAGCCGGCCGGCGGCATCCGCACCACCAAGGACGCGGTCCGGTACCTGGTCGCGGTGCACGAGGTGGCTGGCCCGGAGTGGCTGACCAACACGCTGTTCCGGTTCGGCGCCTCCAGCCTGCTCAACGACCTGCTGATGCAGCGGCGGACCCAGCTTGAGGGCCACTACAGCGGCCCCGACTACGTGACGGTGGACTGA
- a CDS encoding PadR family transcriptional regulator: protein MSPVEVRQAQWLRGVLDLAVLALLAEHGESYGYLISQQLAESGLGEVKGGTLYPLLNRLEEGGLLNSSWRAGDGGPGRKFYEISRSGRRLLAEHAPQWTAFAGAATTVVQRGMREAALSPG, encoded by the coding sequence GTGAGTCCGGTCGAGGTGCGGCAGGCGCAGTGGCTGCGCGGCGTGCTCGACCTGGCTGTGCTCGCCCTGCTCGCCGAGCACGGGGAGAGCTACGGCTACCTGATCTCCCAGCAGCTGGCCGAGTCCGGTCTTGGCGAGGTCAAGGGCGGCACGCTCTACCCGCTGCTCAACCGGCTGGAAGAGGGCGGGCTGCTCAACAGCTCCTGGCGGGCCGGCGACGGCGGGCCGGGGCGCAAGTTCTACGAGATCAGCCGGAGCGGCAGGCGGTTGCTGGCCGAGCACGCTCCACAGTGGACGGCCTTCGCGGGCGCGGCGACCACGGTCGTGCAGCGCGGCATGCGCGAGGCGGCGCTGAGTCCCGGCTGA
- a CDS encoding glycoside hydrolase family 18 chitinase — MPIRRWRATAMLTALLLALFGLAALPANAATGVTAKFTKTSGWDTGYEGKYTITNNGPAAITSWTVEFDLPAGHRLGSLWEATHTVSGQRVSAKSQSWNGSLATGQSASFGFGVQFTGAYRDPGGCKVNGASCDGGSGEPDTQAPSAPGQPSVTGVSSSSLSLSWPASTDNVAVTGYEIVGDGVVVATATSASATVTGLAADTSYTFTVRAKDAAGNTSAASPSVTGKTAKGGDPGPSGNRKVGYFTQWSVYDRNFHVKNLDTSGTAARLTHLNYAFGNVNAEGKCFQVNQAGQGDSWADYQRRLPAEQAVDGVADVYNQPLAGNLNQLKKLKAKYPNLRVLISLGGWTWSKYFSNAALTDASRKAHVSSCIDMWIKGNLPVMGGDPQGGPGSGAGIFDGVDLDWEWPGSEGNTGNIVRPEDKRNFSLLAAEYRAQLDALGATTGKKYDLTAFLPADPRKVDAGFEVGEVVKNLTFGNVQGYDFHGGWEKVANQQSSVKHPAGDPSPFAYSDEIAVDAWTSRGAPANWVVLGVPFYSRGWTGVTNANNGLFQAATGPAPGTYEAGIEDYKKIKNLVSSGYTVHRDAVAGHAWLFNGSTFWTFDDPTEITRKVNWAKSKGLGGAMIWSLDGDTADGELIKALATALG; from the coding sequence ATGCCCATCCGCCGATGGCGTGCCACCGCGATGCTGACCGCCCTGCTGCTCGCCCTGTTCGGCCTCGCCGCCCTGCCGGCGAACGCGGCCACCGGGGTGACCGCGAAGTTCACCAAGACCTCCGGCTGGGACACCGGCTACGAGGGCAAGTACACGATCACCAACAACGGACCGGCGGCGATCACCAGCTGGACGGTGGAGTTCGACCTGCCGGCCGGGCACCGGCTGGGCTCGCTGTGGGAGGCCACGCACACCGTCAGCGGCCAGCGGGTGAGCGCGAAGAGCCAGTCCTGGAACGGATCCCTGGCCACCGGCCAGTCCGCCAGCTTCGGCTTCGGCGTGCAGTTCACCGGCGCCTACCGCGACCCGGGCGGCTGCAAGGTCAACGGCGCCTCCTGTGACGGCGGCAGCGGCGAACCGGACACCCAGGCGCCCAGCGCGCCCGGCCAGCCCTCGGTCACCGGGGTCAGCAGCTCCAGCCTCTCGCTGAGCTGGCCCGCCAGCACCGACAACGTCGCGGTCACCGGCTACGAGATCGTCGGTGACGGCGTGGTGGTGGCCACCGCGACCAGTGCCTCGGCCACCGTGACCGGACTTGCCGCGGACACCTCCTACACCTTCACCGTGCGGGCCAAGGACGCCGCCGGGAACACCTCGGCGGCCAGCCCCTCGGTCACCGGCAAGACCGCCAAGGGCGGCGACCCCGGCCCCTCGGGCAACCGCAAGGTCGGCTACTTCACCCAGTGGAGCGTCTACGACCGCAACTTCCACGTGAAGAACCTGGACACCTCCGGCACCGCGGCCCGGCTGACCCACCTGAACTACGCCTTCGGCAACGTCAACGCCGAGGGCAAGTGCTTCCAGGTCAACCAGGCTGGCCAGGGCGACTCCTGGGCCGACTACCAGCGCCGCCTGCCCGCCGAGCAGGCCGTGGACGGGGTCGCCGACGTCTACAACCAGCCGCTGGCCGGCAACCTCAACCAGCTCAAGAAGCTCAAGGCCAAGTACCCGAACCTGCGGGTGCTGATCAGCCTCGGCGGCTGGACCTGGTCGAAGTACTTCTCCAACGCCGCGCTCACCGACGCCTCGCGCAAGGCGCACGTCAGCTCCTGCATCGACATGTGGATCAAGGGCAACCTGCCGGTCATGGGCGGCGACCCGCAGGGCGGGCCGGGCTCCGGCGCGGGCATCTTCGACGGCGTGGACCTGGACTGGGAGTGGCCCGGTTCCGAGGGCAACACCGGCAACATCGTCCGGCCCGAGGACAAGCGCAACTTCAGCCTGCTGGCCGCCGAGTACCGCGCCCAGCTGGACGCCCTCGGCGCGACCACCGGCAAGAAGTACGACCTGACCGCCTTCCTGCCCGCCGACCCGCGCAAGGTCGACGCCGGGTTCGAGGTTGGCGAGGTGGTCAAGAACCTGACCTTCGGCAACGTGCAGGGCTACGACTTCCACGGTGGCTGGGAGAAGGTGGCCAACCAGCAGTCCTCGGTCAAGCACCCCGCCGGTGACCCGAGCCCGTTCGCCTACTCCGACGAGATCGCGGTGGACGCCTGGACCAGCCGGGGCGCGCCGGCCAACTGGGTCGTGCTCGGCGTGCCCTTCTACAGCAGGGGCTGGACCGGCGTGACCAATGCCAACAACGGCCTCTTCCAGGCCGCCACCGGTCCCGCGCCCGGCACCTACGAGGCGGGCATCGAGGACTACAAGAAGATCAAGAACCTGGTGAGCAGCGGCTACACCGTGCACCGGGATGCCGTGGCCGGGCACGCCTGGCTGTTCAACGGCAGCACCTTCTGGACCTTCGACGATCCCACCGAGATCACCAGGAAGGTCAACTGGGCCAAGAGCAAGGGCCTGGGCGGCGCGATGATCTGGTCCCTCGACGGCGACACCGCGGACGGTGAGCTGATCAAGGCCCTGGCCACCGCGCTCGGTTAG
- a CDS encoding C40 family peptidase, which translates to MSDVEAVLNGLTEPLRNNLRDLEGDHGAAQRAATAFGQANTALADLKGKHNGAFKGAMNGWYGDRANVFQGRVATLEGSLDKLAANCKTAQDAVNNAHNAVTTAKGNIEKLVNELRGTVTPQVEAALAGKHGGNKASVPQAIQQCWCTAANFHLKGNQEITKAKQALSEAAGKLRGIPGVDVGSLGGMGGALGGGVDGTNTAGANGRNGSGSHGSGSGSGSGSGSGSGSGGGGGGGGGGGGAPASNLPVAIPPQPGSGVDVNLPGGKTVQAPNEIAAAAVRKALTALGTPYVWAASNPPQGTDCSGLTKWSYAAAGFELPRHSAAQAMGAQVPPGELLPGDLVVWKGHVAMFIGDGQIIEAGDPVQIGKLRTTNSGMPFMGFFRPTG; encoded by the coding sequence ATGTCCGACGTCGAAGCCGTGCTCAACGGGCTGACCGAGCCACTGCGCAACAACCTCAGGGACCTGGAGGGCGACCACGGCGCGGCCCAGCGCGCGGCCACCGCCTTCGGCCAGGCCAACACCGCGCTGGCCGACCTCAAGGGCAAGCACAACGGCGCGTTCAAGGGCGCGATGAACGGCTGGTACGGCGACCGCGCGAACGTCTTCCAGGGCCGGGTCGCCACCCTGGAGGGCTCGCTGGACAAGCTGGCCGCCAACTGCAAGACCGCCCAGGACGCGGTGAACAACGCCCACAACGCGGTCACCACGGCCAAGGGCAACATCGAGAAGCTGGTCAACGAGCTGCGCGGCACGGTCACCCCGCAGGTCGAGGCCGCGCTGGCGGGCAAGCACGGCGGCAACAAGGCCAGCGTGCCGCAGGCGATCCAGCAGTGCTGGTGCACCGCGGCCAACTTCCACCTCAAGGGCAACCAGGAGATCACCAAGGCCAAGCAGGCCCTGAGCGAGGCCGCGGGCAAGCTGCGCGGCATCCCCGGGGTGGACGTGGGCTCCCTCGGCGGCATGGGCGGCGCGCTCGGCGGCGGCGTGGACGGCACGAACACCGCGGGGGCCAACGGCCGCAACGGTTCCGGCAGCCACGGCAGCGGCTCGGGTTCCGGTTCCGGCTCTGGGTCCGGCTCCGGCTCCGGCGGCGGTGGGGGCGGCGGCGGTGGCGGGGGTGGCGCGCCCGCGTCGAACCTGCCGGTGGCCATCCCGCCGCAGCCCGGCTCCGGCGTGGACGTGAACCTGCCCGGCGGCAAGACCGTGCAGGCGCCCAACGAGATCGCCGCGGCCGCGGTGCGCAAGGCGCTCACCGCGCTGGGCACGCCGTATGTCTGGGCGGCCTCCAACCCGCCGCAGGGCACCGACTGCTCCGGCCTGACCAAGTGGTCCTACGCGGCCGCCGGGTTCGAGCTGCCCCGGCACTCCGCGGCCCAGGCCATGGGCGCGCAGGTGCCGCCGGGCGAGCTGCTGCCCGGCGACCTGGTGGTGTGGAAGGGTCACGTGGCGATGTTCATCGGCGACGGGCAGATCATCGAGGCCGGTGACCCGGTGCAGATCGGCAAGCTGCGCACCACCAACAGCGGCATGCCGTTCATGGGCTTCTTCCGGCCGACCGGCTGA
- the upp gene encoding uracil phosphoribosyltransferase, giving the protein MDVLVVDHPLTRARLTTMRDARTDSAAFRAALQELTQMLIYEAMRDAPEAVERIHTPVARTDGFRLANPPLLVPVLRAGLGMADQAHDLIPDAQMGFVGLARDEETLQPTPYLESLPASLAGRPVLVLDPMLATGGSMIYTIRLLVDRGATDITAVCVLAAPEGVEKLASSGLPVRVVTASVDERLNDSGFIVPGLGDAGDRLYGAV; this is encoded by the coding sequence ATGGACGTTCTCGTCGTCGACCACCCGCTGACCCGCGCCCGGCTCACCACCATGCGCGACGCGAGGACCGACAGCGCCGCCTTCCGCGCCGCGCTCCAGGAACTCACCCAGATGCTGATCTACGAGGCCATGCGGGACGCGCCGGAGGCGGTGGAGCGCATCCACACGCCGGTGGCCCGCACCGACGGTTTCCGGCTGGCCAACCCGCCGCTGCTGGTGCCGGTGCTGCGCGCCGGGCTGGGCATGGCCGACCAGGCGCACGACCTGATCCCGGACGCGCAGATGGGCTTCGTCGGGCTGGCCCGCGACGAGGAGACCCTGCAGCCGACCCCGTACCTGGAGTCGCTGCCCGCGAGCCTGGCCGGGCGCCCGGTGCTGGTGCTGGACCCGATGCTGGCCACCGGCGGGTCGATGATCTACACCATCCGGCTGCTGGTGGACCGGGGCGCCACCGACATCACCGCGGTGTGCGTGCTGGCCGCGCCCGAAGGAGTGGAAAAGCTGGCCTCCTCTGGTCTTCCGGTGCGCGTGGTCACCGCCAGCGTGGACGAACGGCTCAATGACTCCGGGTTCATCGTGCCCGGCCTCGGCGATGCCGGGGACCGCCTCTACGGCGCGGTGTAA
- a CDS encoding SMI1/KNR4 family protein, producing the protein MDVAEGWGRLWTWLAASAPTTHELLRPGAAPAEVEELERRLGLSFPAELRRWWTLCDGTVRTDFAEIFPPFYTPHSTRSAFDAREWRRLRWRAQWAEPDAEPEAGTAARSFHPAWVPIAFDGCGDALVVDLRPGPLHGCVLEWDQDRSEVHKPEWTSLGEMVFEVAEALETGTPVGHSHPTVTPDGRLDWRIR; encoded by the coding sequence ATGGACGTTGCCGAGGGCTGGGGCCGGCTGTGGACCTGGCTGGCCGCGAGCGCGCCCACCACACACGAACTCCTCCGGCCGGGCGCGGCGCCCGCCGAGGTCGAGGAGCTGGAGCGCCGCCTGGGACTGAGCTTCCCGGCTGAGCTGCGCCGGTGGTGGACGCTGTGCGACGGCACCGTGCGCACCGACTTCGCGGAGATCTTCCCGCCGTTCTACACCCCGCACAGCACCCGCAGCGCCTTCGACGCCAGGGAGTGGCGCAGGCTGCGCTGGCGGGCCCAGTGGGCCGAGCCGGACGCCGAACCCGAGGCGGGCACCGCCGCCCGCAGCTTCCACCCGGCCTGGGTGCCGATCGCCTTCGACGGCTGCGGCGACGCGCTGGTGGTCGACCTGCGTCCCGGCCCGCTGCACGGCTGCGTGCTGGAGTGGGACCAGGACCGCTCCGAGGTGCACAAACCGGAGTGGACCAGCCTGGGCGAGATGGTCTTCGAGGTGGCCGAGGCCCTGGAGACCGGCACGCCGGTCGGGCACAGCCACCCCACGGTGACGCCGGACGGCAGACTGGACTGGCGGATCCGCTGA